One genomic window of bacterium includes the following:
- the guaA gene encoding glutamine-hydrolyzing GMP synthase, which translates to MSQQIHNHDKIAVVDFGGQYAHLIATKVRRAHVLAEIRQPEDATADFAGYKGVILSGSPALASFGEDDDWNKGILDLDVPVLGFCFGHQEIAKHYGGTVINGAQEWGHADLHIVREHPLFKGLGRVEQVWMSHFDSVTAVGPDFEELGYSILGEGGQPHRFAAIGSDKLRRYGFQYHPEVDDTLHGDDMIANFVLEICGCAPTWTMDSYVEEQVARIRAQVGDGSVFLLASGGVDSTVAAKLFAEALGPDRLKLLHVDNGLMRKDESRAVVEMFTDLGLGGNFHFIDATDTFLAALAGKIEPEAKRRAIGDTFIEVFESEARRLGITDHLLGQGTIYPDTIETGGTKRSDTIKTHHNRVPIIEEMIAAGKVVEPLADLYKVEVRELGEMMGIPHDMIWRHPFPGPGLGVRLLCSDGTVDGAEQLAAIAPALDDALGKHGLQGAALPIKSVGVKADLRSYEHPALIHGEADWDTLAEASGTVFKTIGGLNRTVWNLAPEMPQAYRPLAAGMTKDRLDLLRECDFIMMDALRRHGWYEKVWQCPTVLVPLEIDGKGRELCILRPIQSERAMTATASRLPLEILHEVRDRVLRLPGISGLAYDLTSKPPGTIEWE; encoded by the coding sequence ATGTCGCAGCAGATCCACAATCACGACAAGATCGCGGTCGTCGATTTCGGCGGGCAGTACGCCCACCTGATCGCCACCAAGGTGCGCCGGGCCCACGTGCTTGCCGAGATCCGGCAGCCCGAGGACGCCACCGCGGACTTCGCCGGCTACAAGGGCGTCATCCTCTCGGGCAGCCCCGCCCTGGCCTCCTTCGGCGAGGACGACGACTGGAACAAGGGCATCCTCGACCTCGACGTGCCCGTCCTCGGCTTCTGCTTCGGCCACCAGGAGATCGCCAAGCACTACGGCGGCACGGTGATCAACGGCGCCCAGGAGTGGGGCCATGCCGACCTGCACATCGTGCGCGAGCATCCGCTGTTCAAGGGTCTGGGCCGGGTCGAGCAGGTGTGGATGAGCCACTTCGACTCGGTCACGGCGGTGGGGCCGGACTTCGAGGAGCTGGGCTACTCGATCCTGGGCGAAGGCGGCCAGCCGCACCGGTTCGCCGCGATCGGATCGGACAAACTCCGCCGCTACGGCTTCCAGTACCACCCCGAGGTCGACGACACCCTGCACGGCGACGACATGATCGCCAACTTCGTGCTGGAGATCTGCGGCTGCGCGCCCACCTGGACCATGGACAGCTACGTCGAGGAGCAGGTGGCCAGGATCCGCGCCCAGGTGGGCGACGGGTCGGTCTTCCTGCTGGCCTCGGGCGGCGTCGACTCGACGGTGGCGGCGAAGCTCTTCGCCGAGGCGCTCGGTCCGGACCGCCTGAAGCTGCTGCACGTGGACAACGGCCTGATGCGCAAGGACGAGTCCAGGGCCGTGGTCGAGATGTTCACGGACCTGGGCCTGGGCGGGAACTTCCACTTCATCGACGCCACGGACACGTTCCTGGCCGCGCTCGCGGGGAAGATCGAGCCCGAGGCCAAGCGGCGCGCCATCGGCGACACCTTCATCGAGGTCTTCGAGAGCGAGGCGCGGCGGCTGGGCATCACCGACCACCTGCTGGGCCAGGGCACCATCTACCCGGACACCATCGAGACCGGCGGCACCAAGCGCTCGGACACCATCAAGACCCACCACAACCGCGTGCCCATCATCGAGGAGATGATCGCCGCGGGGAAGGTCGTCGAGCCCCTGGCCGACCTCTACAAGGTCGAGGTGCGCGAGCTGGGCGAGATGATGGGCATCCCCCACGACATGATCTGGCGGCACCCGTTCCCGGGCCCCGGCCTGGGCGTGCGGCTGCTGTGCAGCGACGGCACGGTCGACGGCGCCGAGCAGCTGGCGGCCATCGCACCGGCCCTGGACGACGCCCTCGGGAAGCACGGGCTGCAGGGCGCCGCGTTGCCCATCAAGTCGGTGGGCGTGAAGGCCGACCTGCGCTCGTACGAGCATCCGGCGCTGATTCACGGCGAGGCCGACTGGGACACGCTGGCCGAGGCCTCGGGAACCGTGTTCAAGACCATCGGCGGGCTGAACCGCACGGTGTGGAACCTGGCGCCGGAGATGCCGCAGGCGTACCGGCCGCTGGCCGCCGGCATGACGAAGGACCGCCTGGACCTGCTGCGCGAGTGCGACTTCATCATGATGGACGCGCTGCGGCGCCACGGCTGGTACGAGAAGGTGTGGCAGTGCCCGACGGTGCTGGTGCCCCTGGAGATCGACGGCAAGGGTCGCGAACTGTGCATCCTGCGGCCGATCCAGAGCGAGCGGGCCATGACGGCCACGGCCTCGCGGCTGCCGCTGGAGATC
- a CDS encoding tetratricopeptide repeat protein, which translates to MKSSLVLALLLLAARPAAAGEAVRVDPPTPDVTSHTGVLHSRILAEERPFTVYLPRGFDRQPDRTYPVMIVLDGGAYGGLMAETLHLMRIRGGAPAVITVAVPNIDRRRDFLPFPVDYLPTSGGAGPFLSFLADELVPWIESEYRGNGYRILFGHSFGGLLATYALVCRPEVCQAALAASPALYYDRGRTLRTIEKILTSRPPAGPRYLFLSMADELIYAESIDFLQGRLDSLATGWLRRDEIRYPGESHVSMVLHALPDALEGLFAGWNLPPEVEAQGREPIRAHFAELTARMGYEVEVPEELVNRLGYAALGRGETDAALDLFRWNTERFPASANTWDSLAEALLAAGDRDGAVARYRQALAVDPDFAPSREALARLGAAGGTPGPGG; encoded by the coding sequence ATGAAGTCGAGCCTCGTTCTCGCCCTGCTGCTCCTCGCGGCCCGGCCCGCCGCCGCGGGCGAAGCCGTGCGCGTCGATCCGCCGACACCCGACGTCACCAGCCACACGGGCGTGCTGCACTCGCGGATTCTCGCGGAGGAGCGCCCCTTCACCGTCTACCTGCCGCGGGGCTTCGACCGCCAGCCCGACCGCACCTACCCCGTGATGATCGTGCTCGACGGGGGCGCCTACGGCGGCCTGATGGCCGAGACCCTGCACCTGATGCGCATCCGGGGCGGTGCGCCCGCGGTGATCACCGTGGCCGTGCCCAACATCGACCGCCGGCGCGACTTCCTGCCCTTTCCGGTCGACTACCTGCCCACCAGCGGCGGAGCCGGTCCCTTCCTCAGCTTCCTGGCCGACGAACTGGTGCCCTGGATCGAGTCCGAGTACCGCGGCAACGGCTACCGCATCCTCTTCGGCCACAGCTTCGGCGGGTTGCTGGCCACCTACGCCCTGGTCTGCCGGCCCGAGGTGTGCCAGGCGGCGCTGGCCGCGAGTCCGGCCCTGTACTACGACCGCGGCCGCACCCTGCGCACCATCGAGAAGATCCTCACCAGCCGGCCTCCCGCGGGGCCGCGCTATCTCTTCCTGTCCATGGCCGACGAGCTGATCTACGCCGAATCGATCGACTTCCTGCAGGGGCGTCTGGACTCGCTCGCCACCGGGTGGCTGCGCAGGGACGAGATCCGCTACCCCGGGGAGTCGCACGTGTCGATGGTGCTGCACGCCCTGCCCGATGCCCTGGAGGGCCTCTTCGCGGGCTGGAACCTTCCCCCGGAGGTGGAAGCGCAGGGGCGCGAGCCGATCCGGGCCCACTTCGCGGAGCTGACGGCGCGGATGGGCTACGAGGTCGAGGTTCCGGAGGAGCTCGTCAACCGGCTGGGCTACGCGGCCCTCGGGCGGGGCGAGACCGACGCGGCGCTGGACCTCTTCCGCTGGAACACGGAGCGCTTCCCGGCCTCGGCCAACACCTGGGACAGCCTCGCCGAGGCGCTGCTCGCGGCCGGCGACCGGGACGGCGCCGTGGCCCGGTACCGGCAGGCGCTGGCGGTGGATCCGGACTTCGCGCCGTCGCGGGAGGCGCTGGCGCGGCTGGGCGCGGCGGGCGGAACGCCCGGGCCGGGCGGCTGA
- a CDS encoding RNA polymerase sigma factor: MSPLSAAEKRRFEAEIVPHLDLLYRMARSVCCDLDRAEDVAHESFLKALRGFGGLEPDSNARGWLARIVHNTCRDAWRKQARQGEVDWDDDFEAIAIEPVREGEWEPAVVRDAFDDEIEAALAALPPRWRSAVLLVDVEGWSYDEAAASLGIAAGSLRSALHRARRVLYGSLRDAARQRNLRQGESAS, from the coding sequence GTGTCTCCCCTTTCTGCAGCCGAGAAACGGCGTTTCGAGGCGGAAATCGTTCCGCATCTGGACCTGCTGTACCGGATGGCCCGCAGCGTGTGCTGCGACCTCGACCGCGCCGAAGACGTGGCCCACGAGTCGTTCCTGAAGGCCCTGCGGGGCTTCGGCGGACTCGAGCCCGACAGCAATGCCCGCGGATGGCTCGCCCGCATCGTCCACAACACCTGCCGCGACGCCTGGCGCAAGCAGGCCCGGCAGGGTGAAGTGGACTGGGACGACGACTTCGAAGCCATCGCCATCGAGCCCGTGCGCGAAGGCGAATGGGAGCCGGCGGTGGTGCGCGACGCCTTCGACGACGAGATCGAGGCGGCCCTGGCCGCGCTCCCTCCGCGCTGGCGGTCGGCGGTCCTGCTCGTCGACGTCGAAGGCTGGAGCTACGACGAGGCCGCCGCGAGCCTCGGGATCGCCGCCGGATCGCTGCGCTCGGCGCTGCATCGGGCGCGCAGGGTCCTCTACGGAAGCCTGCGGGACGCGGCCCGCCAACGGAACCTAAGACAGGGAGAATCGGCCAGTTGA
- the msrA gene encoding peptide-methionine (S)-S-oxide reductase MsrA has protein sequence MAGSKTEVATLGGGCFWCTEAVFEEVDGVKKVVSGYAGGDGPADYKAVCSGTTGHAECVQITYDPEKIGYRDILTVFFRTHDPTTLNRQGADRGTQYRSVIFVHDAEQKKLATEAISILTAEKVFDKPIVTEIAPYEGFHAAEDYHQDYYRNNKQQGYCQAVISPKMAKFRKEFADKLK, from the coding sequence ATGGCCGGATCGAAGACGGAGGTCGCCACCCTCGGCGGCGGCTGCTTCTGGTGCACCGAGGCGGTGTTCGAGGAGGTCGACGGCGTGAAGAAGGTCGTGTCCGGCTACGCCGGCGGCGACGGTCCCGCCGACTACAAGGCCGTCTGCTCGGGCACGACCGGCCATGCCGAATGCGTGCAGATCACCTACGACCCCGAGAAGATCGGCTACCGCGACATCCTGACGGTCTTCTTCCGCACCCACGATCCGACAACGCTGAACCGGCAGGGCGCCGACCGCGGCACCCAGTACCGCAGCGTCATCTTCGTGCACGACGCCGAGCAGAAGAAGCTGGCCACCGAGGCCATCTCGATCCTGACGGCGGAGAAGGTCTTCGACAAGCCGATCGTCACCGAGATCGCGCCGTACGAAGGCTTCCATGCGGCCGAGGACTACCACCAGGACTACTACCGGAACAACAAGCAGCAGGGCTACTGCCAGGCGGTCATCTCGCCGAAGATGGCCAAGTTCCGCAAGGAGTTCGCCGACAAGCTGAAGTAG
- a CDS encoding DinB family protein encodes MNWTALLTSEINATYAATDRMMGLLTDADLGWKPATGENWMTAGQLLKHLETACGMCCQGFVTGDWGMPDDCGDKPEGAEPQLPTAAQLPAATSVAAARAALEADRKVALQMVEKAGEQNLDTLETAAPWEPDNTRLLGHHLLIMVQHLASHKSQLFYYLKLMGRKVDTMTLWGM; translated from the coding sequence ATGAACTGGACCGCACTTCTGACCAGTGAGATCAACGCCACCTACGCCGCCACCGACCGGATGATGGGCCTGCTCACCGACGCCGACCTCGGCTGGAAGCCGGCCACCGGCGAGAACTGGATGACGGCCGGCCAACTCCTCAAGCATCTCGAGACCGCGTGCGGCATGTGCTGCCAGGGTTTCGTGACCGGCGATTGGGGCATGCCGGACGACTGCGGCGACAAGCCCGAGGGAGCCGAGCCCCAGCTGCCCACGGCGGCGCAGCTCCCGGCCGCCACGAGCGTCGCCGCCGCCCGGGCGGCCCTCGAGGCCGACCGCAAGGTGGCCCTGCAGATGGTGGAGAAGGCGGGCGAGCAGAACCTCGACACCCTCGAGACGGCCGCACCCTGGGAGCCCGACAACACCCGCCTCCTGGGCCATCACCTGCTGATCATGGTGCAGCATCTGGCCAGCCACAAATCGCAGCTCTTCTACTACCTGAAACTCATGGGGCGCAAGGTCGACACCATGACCCTGTGGGGCATGTAG
- a CDS encoding sodium:solute symporter has product MTLFDWAIVVVMYAAIILVVQRTRSRMRGVADYLAAGRLAGRYLLTVAQGIAALGAITVVAYLEMGYEAGFAQYWWGFTTALVNLAVMVTGWVTYRFRRTRALTLAEFFERRYSRRFRVVAGTVAFGAGLINFGIFPAVGARFFIQYLGLPEVWHLGPLALPAFPALMALLLATAVWFVFAGGQVAVMLTDFIQGAFASLVFLAVSLFLLLKIGWHDVGEVMVQAPAGMSKINPFDTGQVGDFNFGYFAIGAIGLLYGAMSWQGTQAYYASARTAHEGKMGGVLSLWRIRAQETFLTLIPILIFTVMHHPDWSGVAEQVRASLAPLDNDAVRSQMRGPVVLATLLPAGLLGAFAAMMVGAFISTHNTYLHSWSSIFVQDVVMPFRREPLSPRAHLRLLRGAVVGVALFIFVFSLFYKQSQAIMLFFALTGAIFAGWSGAVIIGGLYTSWGTTAAAWTACTAGVTLTLTGFVLEQAQRVWRDDGVAFWGLLDGLGAERAGAAAAWVEAHLPNGQEMWGWSMWVCSALYVLVSLGQKYLGRQEPFDLDRLLHRGAHEIAGEVERGAGAVARGWRALAVTDEFSRRDKVLYVLTYGWSLLWVVVFAVGTVFMLSRHAAGAAWANYDSAWLAFWHTKLWLELVVAAALLVWFTWGGVRDVRALLRGLAARTDEDPAAQDDGFIATGDSDSL; this is encoded by the coding sequence ATGACCCTCTTCGACTGGGCCATCGTCGTCGTCATGTACGCCGCGATCATCCTCGTCGTGCAGCGCACGCGTTCGCGCATGCGCGGTGTCGCCGACTACCTGGCGGCCGGCCGCCTCGCCGGACGCTACCTGCTGACCGTCGCCCAGGGCATCGCCGCGCTCGGCGCCATCACCGTGGTGGCCTACCTCGAGATGGGCTACGAGGCCGGCTTCGCCCAGTACTGGTGGGGCTTCACCACCGCCCTGGTGAACCTGGCCGTGATGGTGACGGGCTGGGTCACCTACCGCTTCCGCCGCACCCGCGCCCTGACCCTCGCCGAGTTCTTCGAACGCCGCTACTCGCGCCGCTTCCGCGTGGTCGCCGGCACCGTCGCCTTCGGGGCGGGCCTGATCAACTTCGGCATCTTCCCCGCCGTCGGGGCGCGCTTCTTCATCCAGTACCTGGGCCTGCCCGAGGTGTGGCATCTGGGCCCGCTGGCGCTGCCCGCCTTCCCCGCGCTCATGGCGCTGCTGCTGGCCACGGCCGTGTGGTTCGTCTTCGCGGGCGGCCAGGTGGCCGTGATGCTGACCGACTTCATCCAGGGCGCCTTCGCCAGCCTCGTCTTCCTGGCGGTGTCGCTGTTCCTGCTGTTGAAGATCGGCTGGCACGACGTGGGCGAGGTCATGGTGCAGGCGCCGGCGGGCATGTCGAAGATCAATCCGTTCGACACGGGCCAGGTCGGCGACTTCAACTTCGGCTACTTCGCCATCGGGGCCATCGGTCTGCTCTACGGCGCCATGAGCTGGCAGGGCACCCAGGCCTACTACGCCTCGGCGCGCACGGCCCACGAGGGCAAGATGGGCGGCGTGCTCTCCCTGTGGCGCATCCGGGCCCAGGAGACGTTCCTGACCCTCATCCCCATCCTCATCTTCACCGTGATGCACCATCCGGACTGGAGCGGCGTGGCCGAGCAGGTGCGCGCCTCCCTCGCCCCCCTCGACAACGACGCCGTGCGCAGCCAGATGCGGGGACCGGTCGTCCTGGCCACGCTGCTGCCCGCGGGCCTGCTCGGCGCCTTCGCGGCCATGATGGTGGGCGCCTTCATCTCGACCCACAACACGTACCTGCATTCGTGGAGCAGCATCTTCGTGCAGGACGTGGTGATGCCCTTCCGCCGCGAACCGCTCTCGCCGCGCGCCCACCTGCGCCTGCTGCGCGGGGCGGTGGTCGGCGTGGCCCTGTTCATCTTCGTGTTCAGCCTCTTCTACAAGCAGAGCCAGGCGATCATGCTCTTCTTCGCCCTGACCGGCGCCATCTTCGCGGGGTGGTCGGGCGCCGTGATCATCGGCGGCCTGTACACGAGCTGGGGCACCACGGCGGCGGCCTGGACCGCCTGCACCGCCGGCGTGACCCTCACCCTGACCGGCTTCGTGCTCGAGCAGGCCCAGCGCGTGTGGCGCGACGACGGGGTCGCGTTCTGGGGCCTGCTCGACGGGCTCGGCGCCGAGCGCGCCGGCGCGGCGGCGGCCTGGGTCGAGGCCCACCTGCCCAACGGCCAGGAGATGTGGGGCTGGTCCATGTGGGTGTGCTCGGCGCTGTACGTGCTGGTCTCCCTCGGCCAGAAGTACCTGGGCCGGCAGGAGCCCTTCGACCTCGATCGCCTGCTGCACCGCGGCGCCCACGAGATCGCGGGCGAGGTCGAGCGCGGCGCCGGCGCGGTGGCGCGGGGCTGGCGCGCCCTGGCCGTCACCGACGAGTTCAGCCGCCGCGACAAGGTGCTGTACGTGCTGACCTACGGCTGGAGCCTGCTGTGGGTGGTGGTCTTCGCCGTCGGCACGGTCTTCATGCTCTCGCGCCATGCCGCCGGCGCGGCCTGGGCGAACTACGACTCGGCCTGGCTCGCCTTCTGGCACACGAAGCTGTGGCTCGAGCTCGTCGTGGCCGCCGCGCTGCTGGTGTGGTTCACCTGGGGCGGCGTGCGCGACGTGCGGGCGCTGCTGCGGGGCCTGGCCGCCCGGACGGACGAGGATCCGGCCGCCCAGGACGACGGGTTCATTGCCACGGGCGATTCCGATTCCCTATAA
- a CDS encoding methylated-DNA--[protein]-cysteine S-methyltransferase: MGERGLVHLEFLPRAWEYHTRAHAVARGLAGSSSGSSSGVSSGVASEAASEAAADAAAAGGETAPTTLPVREDPAAFAELTDQLAAYFVGRRTAFDLALDLRGTAFQVRVWRELLKIPYGKTRTYGEVARALQQPKATRAVGQAAGHNPLPIVVPCHRVVGQDGTLVGFAAGITTKARLLRLEGHTLGDSARLEEPRLF, encoded by the coding sequence ATGGGCGAACGGGGCCTCGTCCACCTGGAGTTCCTGCCGCGGGCCTGGGAGTACCACACGCGCGCCCACGCCGTGGCCCGCGGGCTGGCCGGCTCGTCTTCCGGCTCGTCTTCCGGAGTGTCTTCCGGAGTGGCATCCGAAGCGGCATCCGAAGCGGCGGCCGATGCAGCGGCCGCGGGCGGCGAGACCGCGCCCACGACCCTCCCGGTGCGCGAAGACCCGGCCGCCTTCGCCGAGCTGACCGACCAGCTCGCCGCCTATTTCGTGGGCCGCCGCACGGCGTTCGATCTCGCGCTCGACCTGCGGGGCACGGCGTTCCAGGTGCGGGTGTGGCGCGAGCTGCTGAAGATCCCGTACGGCAAGACGCGCACCTACGGCGAGGTGGCGCGGGCCCTGCAGCAGCCCAAGGCCACGCGGGCGGTGGGCCAGGCCGCGGGCCACAACCCCCTGCCCATCGTGGTGCCCTGCCACCGCGTCGTCGGACAGGACGGCACCCTGGTGGGCTTCGCCGCCGGCATCACCACCAAGGCCCGCCTGCTGCGGCTCGAGGGCCACACCCTGGGCGACAGCGCCCGTCTCGAGGAGCCGCGACTCTTCTGA
- a CDS encoding DUF1543 domain-containing protein, giving the protein MPRLFAVLLGGNCAPRSNIELHDIVFVAGESLAETYPRLLELWFGTPAGLHVDSWLELAVVDGHRIVLGRDPAAAGAKLFFVNLGGYRAGEFAELHARTFVVAASADEAKERAKATLMGDCESVHTDDLYDVDEVLEVGVVGEWHVGLEPGAVPVPLEPHNGWLPLPEELIAAFAARRPDAR; this is encoded by the coding sequence ATGCCCCGACTCTTCGCCGTCCTGCTCGGTGGAAACTGCGCGCCGCGCAGCAACATCGAGCTGCACGACATCGTCTTCGTCGCCGGCGAGTCGCTCGCCGAGACCTACCCCCGACTGCTCGAACTCTGGTTCGGCACGCCTGCGGGCCTGCACGTCGACTCGTGGCTCGAGCTGGCGGTCGTCGACGGGCACCGGATCGTGCTCGGCCGCGATCCGGCGGCGGCGGGCGCGAAGCTCTTCTTCGTCAATCTCGGCGGCTACCGCGCCGGCGAGTTCGCCGAGCTCCACGCCCGCACCTTCGTCGTGGCCGCCTCGGCCGACGAGGCCAAGGAACGCGCCAAGGCGACGCTCATGGGCGACTGCGAGTCGGTCCACACCGACGACCTCTACGACGTGGACGAAGTCCTCGAGGTGGGCGTGGTCGGGGAGTGGCACGTGGGTCTCGAGCCCGGCGCCGTTCCCGTGCCCCTCGAGCCCCACAACGGGTGGCTGCCCCTGCCCGAGGAGCTCATCGCGGCCTTCGCGGCGCGACGGCCGGACGCCCGCTAG
- a CDS encoding insulinase family protein: MIPYPLRIGAPAVLLALVLVLAPAPAARAADEFVLPELALETYTLSNGLHVILHEDHRLPTVSVNVWYHVGSKDEKPGRTGFAHLFEHMMFQGSAHHDDDYFTPLQKIGGQVNGSTNTDRTNYWQNVPADQVELALQLEADRMGWLLPAMTQEKLDNQRDVVKNEKRQGENRPYAVAREALQRLLFPEGHPYRWTTIGSMDDLSAASLEDVQDFFRLHYTPNNASLCVAGDFDPARVKEWVAAYFGPIPPGRPLERLTEWVPTLAGERRAVAEDAVDTPRLYMAWHTPGYYAPGDAEFDLLGAILAGGKTSRLHRRLVLELQIAQDVRARQRSRELGGVFEIEATAAPGHDIAELEAVIDEELERLLDKGVTGEEVELARTGIETDFVRDLQEVGGFGGRADRLNRYHVFAGRADYLAADLARYRNAYAGAVGAWARRCLGRDNRAVLHVVPRGDLAAMPEPAGLDRTRLAGSAGAAAFVPPSIGEAVLENGLKVWTIPDPSLPLVQFRLEIRSGWASDPAGRAGTAALTADLLDEGAGGRDALDLARDAERLGARLRTTSSFDGSSVAIEVLANRARDGLELLRDVALEPDFPVEDFERVRRARLARVRQEARRPRDQAVKAFQERCFGAGHPYAQPYTGSGDPEALAALDVADLAAFHAAHYTADNAVLVVAGALDGETALALARDVFGRWAPGERPAPDVPAAAPAAAGSILVLDRPGAAQSFIVGGFPAVARRDADYTALDVVNTAFGGQFGSRINMNLREDKGYTYGVRSQLLALGGGGAFLMSTPVETGVTVAAMRELVAEMDSLRTARPLRGDELADNRNRLVMGFPQRFETRSDVAAAAGELALYGLPRDTWQDFAAAVAGVDEAVAAAAVARHLDPARLIWVVVGDAAVIGPELEAAGLGRVEIAGSGTK, from the coding sequence ATGATTCCGTATCCGCTCCGCATCGGCGCCCCGGCCGTCCTGCTCGCCCTCGTGCTCGTGCTCGCGCCGGCGCCCGCCGCCCGGGCCGCCGACGAATTCGTCCTGCCCGAGCTGGCCCTCGAGACCTACACCCTGTCCAACGGCCTGCACGTGATCCTGCACGAGGACCACCGGCTGCCCACGGTGTCGGTGAACGTGTGGTACCACGTGGGCAGCAAGGACGAGAAGCCCGGGCGCACCGGCTTCGCCCACCTCTTCGAGCACATGATGTTCCAGGGCTCGGCCCACCACGACGACGACTACTTCACGCCGCTGCAGAAGATCGGCGGGCAGGTGAACGGCTCGACCAACACCGACCGCACCAACTACTGGCAGAACGTGCCCGCCGATCAGGTCGAACTGGCGCTGCAGCTCGAGGCCGACCGCATGGGCTGGCTGCTGCCCGCCATGACCCAGGAGAAGCTCGACAACCAGCGCGACGTGGTGAAGAACGAGAAGCGCCAGGGAGAGAACCGGCCCTACGCCGTGGCGCGCGAGGCCCTGCAGCGGCTGCTCTTCCCCGAGGGCCATCCCTACCGCTGGACCACCATCGGCAGCATGGACGATCTCTCGGCCGCGTCGCTCGAGGACGTGCAGGACTTCTTCCGGCTCCACTACACGCCCAACAACGCGTCGCTGTGCGTGGCGGGCGACTTCGACCCGGCCCGCGTGAAGGAGTGGGTCGCGGCCTATTTCGGACCCATTCCGCCCGGCCGGCCCCTCGAGCGGCTCACCGAATGGGTGCCGACGCTGGCGGGCGAGCGGCGGGCCGTGGCCGAGGACGCCGTCGACACGCCGCGCCTCTACATGGCCTGGCACACGCCGGGCTACTACGCCCCCGGCGACGCCGAGTTCGACCTGCTCGGCGCCATCCTCGCCGGCGGCAAGACCTCGCGTCTGCACCGCCGCCTGGTGCTCGAGCTGCAGATCGCCCAGGACGTGCGCGCCCGCCAGCGCAGCCGCGAACTGGGCGGCGTGTTCGAGATCGAGGCGACCGCCGCGCCCGGGCACGACATCGCCGAGCTCGAGGCGGTCATCGACGAGGAGCTCGAGCGCCTGCTCGACAAGGGCGTCACCGGCGAGGAGGTCGAACTCGCCCGCACGGGCATCGAGACCGACTTCGTGCGCGACCTGCAGGAGGTGGGCGGCTTCGGCGGCCGTGCCGATCGCCTGAACCGCTACCACGTCTTCGCCGGCCGGGCCGACTACCTGGCCGCCGACCTCGCCCGCTACCGCAACGCCTACGCCGGCGCGGTGGGGGCCTGGGCCCGTCGCTGCCTCGGCCGCGACAACCGCGCCGTGCTGCACGTGGTGCCCCGGGGCGACCTGGCCGCCATGCCGGAGCCCGCCGGCCTGGACCGCACCCGCCTGGCCGGCAGTGCGGGTGCTGCGGCCTTCGTGCCGCCGTCGATCGGCGAGGCCGTCCTGGAGAACGGCCTGAAGGTGTGGACGATCCCCGATCCGTCGCTCCCCCTGGTGCAGTTTCGCCTGGAGATCCGCAGTGGCTGGGCGAGCGATCCCGCGGGCCGCGCCGGCACCGCCGCCCTGACCGCCGACCTGCTCGACGAGGGCGCCGGCGGCCGCGACGCCCTCGATCTGGCCCGCGACGCCGAGCGGCTCGGGGCGCGCCTGCGCACGACGAGCAGCTTCGACGGCAGCTCGGTGGCGATCGAGGTGCTGGCCAATCGGGCCCGCGACGGCCTGGAGCTGCTGCGCGACGTGGCGCTCGAGCCCGACTTCCCAGTCGAGGACTTCGAACGCGTGCGGCGGGCCCGGCTGGCCCGGGTCCGGCAGGAGGCGCGCCGCCCGCGCGACCAGGCGGTGAAGGCCTTCCAGGAGCGCTGCTTCGGCGCGGGACATCCCTACGCCCAGCCCTACACCGGGAGCGGCGATCCGGAGGCGCTGGCCGCCCTCGACGTCGCCGACCTGGCGGCCTTCCACGCCGCCCACTACACCGCCGACAACGCCGTGCTCGTGGTCGCGGGCGCTCTCGACGGCGAGACGGCCCTCGCCCTCGCCCGGGACGTGTTCGGGCGCTGGGCCCCCGGCGAGCGGCCCGCACCCGACGTGCCGGCGGCCGCGCCGGCGGCGGCGGGATCGATCCTGGTTCTCGACCGGCCGGGGGCGGCCCAGAGCTTCATCGTCGGCGGCTTCCCCGCGGTGGCGCGACGCGACGCCGACTACACGGCCCTGGACGTGGTGAACACGGCCTTCGGCGGGCAGTTCGGCTCGCGCATCAACATGAACCTGCGCGAGGACAAGGGCTACACCTACGGCGTGCGCAGCCAGCTGCTCGCCCTCGGCGGCGGCGGCGCCTTCCTCATGTCCACCCCGGTCGAGACGGGGGTCACCGTCGCGGCCATGCGCGAGCTCGTGGCCGAGATGGACTCGCTGCGCACCGCTCGCCCCCTGCGCGGCGACGAACTCGCGGACAACCGCAACCGCCTGGTCATGGGTTTCCCGCAGCGCTTCGAGACGCGGTCCGACGTGGCCGCCGCCGCCGGCGAATTGGCCCTGTACGGCCTGCCGCGCGACACCTGGCAGGACTTCGCGGCCGCGGTGGCGGGGGTCGACGAGGCGGTCGCCGCGGCGGCCGTGGCGCGGCACCTGGACCCGGCCCGGCTGATCTGGGTGGTGGTGGGCGACGCCGCGGTGATCGGTCCGGAACTCGAGGCCGCCGGGCTCGGCCGGGTCGAGATCGCGGGTTCGGGGACGAAATAG